One window of the Montipora foliosa isolate CH-2021 chromosome 4, ASM3666993v2, whole genome shotgun sequence genome contains the following:
- the LOC138000262 gene encoding PRA1 family protein 3-like — MAAVAFPPLRSLQDFLTDAQFTAPTLNDLERMENRMINNLIYYQTNYFLIVIVTFILVGVIHPKDLLIGSVVFAVTLIMFGVAQSHEPKLAQMKQQYPFLVPGAVFGLAVLGVYALGSILAFVWGVTVPVAVTLLHAATRKRNIKNKFANAMELFKEDVTPMTIILSRIYTIEQEREEKGKR; from the exons ATGGCGGCAGTTGCGTTTCCACCTCTTCGGTCTCTTCAAGACTTCCTCACTGATGCACAGTTTACAGCTCCGACATTGAATGACTTGGAGAGAATGGAAAACAGGATGATTAATAACCTCATCTACTATCAAACTAACTACTTCCTGATTGTCATTGTTACTTTCATTTTGGTTGG GGTCATACATCCAAAGGAtcttttgattggttctgtTGTATTTGCTGTAACCTTAATCATGTTTGGTGTTGCACAAAGTCATGAGCCGAAACTTGCACAGATGAAGCAACAATACCCTTTCTTGGTCCCTGGTGCTGTTTTTGGCCTGGCTGTGCTTGGTGTTTATGCGCTGGGATCCATTCTTGCATTTGTTTGGGGAGTCACAGTGCCTGTGGCAG TAACACTTTTGCATGCGGCAACACGCAAGAGAAATATCAAGAACAAATTTGCTAATGCCATGGAGCTCTTCAAGGAAGATGTCACCCCAATGACAATCATCCTCTCAAGGATTTACACCATTGAACAAGAACGTGAAGAGAAAGGGAAGAGATAA
- the LOC137999090 gene encoding uncharacterized protein: MWRALRKALKSTSNSSRCLGQIPSSAEKGDGTKATLDEQKDCSSTQRVGDHRKLVLNTYIESDNFHVGFNIQRLILGLLTKNEKSRALRFSTRFARGKDEDTSNPFSDEVRSWCNGVLTLSSLLACRKFITDEKSPLHVNVYKIPSQVLSRLLANKPYITLGVIPITERSQTHIGNAKPTDALDEAIASFQSNFSECTAAAQNKLGIKFASMKQHEKAYLLFAQASERGHPLAQFNLGLCFELGKGVDKDLVKAAECYKNAVVQGQTGAMYNLALFYMEGLGGLPKDSQHSLKLLEEAAENGLCKAQLYLGLYYADESSHHCNYSKAIPYLEMAAGKRDPSAEFHLGVCYERGLGTERNMSKAANLYKSAALHGHTGAQYNMGVFYENGLGGFSVNKTEATRYYRMAAEAGDEDARHNLLLLRKQMEAERRIRHPTEPQNLVFSLFKKINQPSGMQGQRSLPRCSSSPGILDALAIENKQQSALATSASKPPNPLLAF, from the exons ATGTGGAGAGCTTTAAGAAAAG CACTAAAAAGTACATCGAACTCCTCACGTTGCCTTGGGCAGATTCCATCATCTGCCGAGAAGGGAGACGGGACAAAAGCAACTCTAGATGAACAGAAGGACTGCAGCTCTACACAGCGCGTTGGAGATCACAGGAAACTTGTGCTAAACACCTACATAGAAAGCGATAACTTTCACGTGGGCTTTAACATCCAACGCTTGATATTGGGACTGTTAACGAAGAATGAAAAATCCCGAGCACTCAGATTTTCAACCCGGTTTGCTCGAGGGAAGGATGAAGATACTTCGAATCCATTTTCTGATGAAGTTCGATCG tGGTGCAACGGAGTTCTTACATTGTCCAGTCTCCTTGCTTGTCGCAAGTTTATCACAGATGAAAAGTCTCCACTTCATGtgaatgtgtacaaaattccaTCTCAAGTACTCTCAAGATTATTAGCTAACAAACCATACATTACTTTGGGTGTAATCCCTATAACAGAGAGATCTCAAACTCATATAGGAAATGCCAAGCCGACTGATGCCCTTGATGAAGCTATAGCATCATTCCAATCAAACTTTAGCGAGTGTACAGCTGCTGCCCAGAACAAGCTGGGAATCAAGTTTGCGTCTATGAAACAACATGAAAAGGCATATCTTCTTTTTGCCCAAGCTAGTGAAAGAGGTCATCCTCTGGCACAGTTTAACCTTGGTCTTTGCTTTGAGCTTGGAAAAGGGGTTGACAAAGATCTTGTTAAGGCAGCAGAGTGCTATAAAAATGCAGTTGTCCAGGGACAAACTGGTGCCATGTATAATCTAGCTTTGTTTTATATGGAAGGGCTTGGTGGCCTGCCTAAAGATTCACAGCATTCCCTGAAACTTCTTGAAGAAGCCGCTGAAAATGGCTTGTGCAAAGCTCAATTGTACCTAGGGTTGTATTATGCGGATGAGTCCTCACACCACTGCAATTACTCAAAGGCAATACCCTACCTTGAAATGGCTGCTGGTAAAAGAGATCCATCAGCTGAATTCCATCTGGGAGTTTGCTATGAACGTGGTCTTGGCACTGAGAGGAACATGTCCAAAGCAGCTAATTTGTACAAGTCTGCAGCATTGCATGGTCACACTGGAGCACAGTACAACATGGGTGTCTTCTATGAAAATGGTCTTGGTGGGTTCAGTGTCAACAAGACGGAGGCAACTCGCTATTACCGCATGGCAGCTGAAGCGGGAGATGAAGATGCAAGGCACAATctgttgctgttgagaaaacaaATGGAAGCAGAGAGGCGCATTAGACATCCCACTGAGCCACAAAACTTggtgttttctttatttaagaAAATAAACCAGCCATCAGGAATGCAAGGTCAAAGAAGTCTTCCACGCTGCTCTTCAAGTCCTGGAATTTTAGATGCTTTAGCCATAGAAAATAAACAGCAAAGTGCTCTGGCAACTTCTGCAAGCAAACCACCAAATCCATTGTTGGCATTTTGA